One Thalassospira marina DNA window includes the following coding sequences:
- a CDS encoding AEC family transporter has protein sequence MLAILSALIPTFGLILAGFALRQSRFLPDAFWPGAEKLTYFITFPALLFANTAKADLGSLPITGIAIVILGTAFIKAALTILAKPALRVSDAAFSSIFQGAIRPNTYIGLAVAAALLGERGLTVTALCVALIVPTVNVLSVLACSYWGDNNRKTGIVSVLGDVCRNPLLMACVIGLVANAFGLGLPPILGPFLEVLGRAALPIGLLAVGAGIDLQAAKTAGGPVAASTIGKLVISPAIAVGLSILLEMPPIDTAALAFYAGLPCSASAYVLARLMGGDAKMMASIITVQTLVAIGTMPVLAILLHAA, from the coding sequence CTGATGCCTTTTGGCCGGGCGCGGAAAAACTGACCTATTTCATCACCTTTCCCGCATTGCTGTTTGCCAATACCGCCAAGGCCGACCTGGGCAGCCTTCCCATTACCGGTATTGCCATTGTCATATTGGGAACGGCGTTTATCAAAGCGGCCCTGACCATTCTCGCAAAACCCGCCCTTCGGGTTTCCGATGCTGCGTTTTCGTCGATCTTTCAGGGTGCCATTCGCCCCAACACTTATATCGGCCTTGCGGTTGCCGCCGCACTTTTGGGGGAACGCGGCTTAACGGTTACGGCCCTGTGCGTGGCGCTGATTGTACCAACGGTTAATGTTCTTTCGGTTCTTGCCTGTTCCTATTGGGGCGATAATAACCGCAAGACCGGCATTGTTTCGGTATTGGGCGATGTGTGCCGTAACCCGTTATTGATGGCCTGTGTCATTGGTCTGGTTGCCAATGCATTCGGGTTGGGCCTGCCGCCTATCCTAGGGCCGTTTCTTGAGGTTCTCGGCCGTGCTGCCCTGCCGATCGGCCTGCTTGCCGTTGGCGCGGGGATTGACCTTCAGGCAGCAAAAACCGCAGGCGGCCCGGTTGCGGCATCAACCATTGGCAAACTTGTTATCAGCCCGGCCATTGCGGTTGGCCTTTCCATTTTGCTGGAAATGCCCCCCATTGATACGGCGGCACTGGCCTTTTATGCTGGCCTGCCCTGTTCGGCCAGCGCCTATGTCCTGGCGCGCCTGATGGGTGGGGATGCCAAAATGATGGCCAGCATCATTACGGTGCAAACACTGGTTGCCATTGGCACAATGCCGGTTCTGGCCATTTTGCTGCATGCGGCCTAA